The segment TCAACGTATTCCTGAATGGTCATAGATAAACAATTTGGTTGGCGCTTAGGCTAACAAAATCAGGGCTTAAAGACAATGTGATTTCTTCCTGTTAAAGAAGTCTATAAGCAACTTTTCCTTTATTCAATATATGATCACGCCTTTGGATACTATAATTTTACTCAATGATTCCGAATTTTTTATAAGTGAGCGCCCTTAGACACGGGTATGTACCTAACTTACCCCTTCATTTAATCATTTGCTTAAACGTTTCATTGACTATATATTTAAGCAATCACTTAAATAATAATTCCTATGAGCAAACAATCCTGTATTCGTGATGTAGCCGATCTGAACCAGATCAACCGCTGCATTGATTCTATCCATGCGGTAGAATCATCCATCTTAAAACTCTCGGACATACTAAAGCTGGCCGGCAATGATGTGCGCCTGAAGATTCTGTTCTTGTTGAGCACGGAGGAAGATTTATGTCCGTGCGATTTGAGCGATATTTTAGATATGACAGTACCGGCGGTATCACAACACCTGCGAAAATTGAAAGACGCAGGGCTTTTAGATTCAAGACGAGAGGGAAAGCTCATCTTCTATTCTCTTCAAAAACCTTACGACGATCTTCT is part of the Gracilimonas sediminicola genome and harbors:
- a CDS encoding ArsR/SmtB family transcription factor yields the protein MSKQSCIRDVADLNQINRCIDSIHAVESSILKLSDILKLAGNDVRLKILFLLSTEEDLCPCDLSDILDMTVPAVSQHLRKLKDAGLLDSRREGKLIFYSLQKPYDDLLKPLFNQIENNAIMEVLAA